Proteins encoded by one window of Bauldia sp.:
- a CDS encoding acyl-[ACP]--phospholipid O-acyltransferase — protein MFRSLMTTRRFAPLFWTQFFSAFNDNFLRNALAFLLLFGVGAADPAHAGMLVTLAGAVFIAPSFILSGIGGELADRYDKATIAQRLKLAEIAASAAAVAGFTLHSVPVLFFALFLFGTVAALFGPIKYGILPDHLAREELPAGNALVEGATFLAILAGQIFAGLASASGNSVLVAIVVLGFAALCYAASRAIPATGEASPGLALNRNIFASTAGLLRQAWSDSAIWRTSLMVAWFWAVGIVVLALLQSLAADTFGGTQYVVIASLLIFSVGVAVGSALAAWLAHGRIILVPTPIAAIGMAIFLADLGISTLGVTPPAVSIDALPFFQSPEGIHVAIDFFGVAVCGGLFVVPAFSALQAWSKPAERARVIAGVNVLSSGFMTVASVGVAVLQGRGIPVPVLFLATGALCLIAGIVIFRFLPTSPVRDLLSIVFRAFYRLEVKGIENFAKTADQNTIIALNHVSFLDAALAMSILDRDPVFAIDQWIARRWWVRPFLPFVSFLPLDSRHPMATRRMIEAVRAGKTLVIFPEGRLTATGSLMKVYDGAGLVAEKSGALIVPVRIDGLEQTPFTRLDASQVKRRWWPKVKVTVLEPVRLTVSPHFTGKARRAAAGAALYQIMSDLVFRTTATGVTVPEALIATARRHGPEHIVLEDPVSGTLTYKKLLIAMSVLGRKLMPLAPVGGAIGVMLPNANGAAVAILGLMSAGRVPAMINFTAGATNILAACRAAEVKTIVTSRAFIEKANLSALVDALSASVNVVLLEEVRKDITIIDKLRGLLRPFHPVVKRKPDDPAAILFTSGSEGAPKGVVLSHANMLANTAQGAARIEFGRTDKFFNVLPVFHSFGLTVGLILPLVSGVRTYLYPSPLHYRIVPELIYASNATVLLGTDTFLAGYARTANPYDFRSIRLIVAGAEPVKAATRQVYMEKFGLRILEGYGVTEAAPALCFNTPMFSREGTVGRFLPGIEARLDPVPGVEGAGRLVVRGPNIMLGYLRSERPGTLEPPHEGWHDTGDIVAVDEEGFVTIRGRAKRFAKVGGEMISMAAVEMLVSELWPENQSAVTSVPDPKRGERLVLVTDKPDASRAAVGAYARQRGASELMVPSDVIVARELPLLGTGKVDHPAIARMVAAILMGTGQGAAMQAG, from the coding sequence TCCTGCTGCTCTTCGGGGTCGGCGCCGCCGACCCTGCGCACGCCGGCATGCTGGTCACCCTCGCCGGCGCGGTTTTCATCGCACCGTCCTTTATCCTCTCCGGCATCGGCGGCGAACTCGCCGACCGCTACGACAAGGCGACCATCGCCCAACGTCTGAAGCTTGCGGAGATCGCCGCCTCGGCAGCGGCCGTTGCCGGCTTCACGCTGCACTCCGTGCCGGTGCTGTTCTTTGCGCTCTTCCTGTTCGGCACCGTTGCCGCCCTGTTTGGTCCGATCAAGTACGGCATCCTGCCCGACCACCTCGCCCGCGAGGAACTGCCGGCCGGCAACGCGCTGGTCGAGGGCGCGACGTTCCTGGCGATACTGGCCGGCCAGATCTTCGCCGGACTGGCGAGCGCCAGCGGCAACAGCGTGCTGGTCGCCATCGTCGTCCTGGGCTTCGCCGCCCTCTGCTACGCCGCGAGCCGCGCCATTCCCGCGACCGGCGAAGCCTCGCCCGGCCTCGCGCTCAACCGCAACATCTTCGCCTCCACCGCCGGCCTGCTCCGCCAGGCGTGGTCGGACAGCGCCATCTGGCGCACGAGCCTCATGGTCGCCTGGTTCTGGGCGGTCGGCATCGTCGTCCTCGCCCTGCTCCAGTCGCTGGCGGCCGACACGTTCGGCGGCACCCAGTACGTCGTGATCGCCAGCCTGCTGATCTTCTCGGTCGGCGTGGCGGTCGGCTCGGCGCTGGCCGCCTGGCTGGCGCACGGCCGCATCATCCTCGTGCCGACGCCGATCGCCGCGATCGGCATGGCCATCTTCCTCGCCGACCTCGGCATCTCGACGCTCGGCGTGACGCCGCCGGCGGTATCGATCGACGCGCTGCCGTTTTTCCAGAGCCCGGAGGGCATCCACGTGGCGATCGATTTCTTCGGCGTCGCGGTCTGTGGCGGCCTGTTTGTCGTGCCAGCCTTCTCCGCGCTGCAGGCGTGGAGCAAGCCCGCCGAACGGGCGCGCGTCATCGCCGGCGTCAACGTCCTTTCGTCAGGCTTCATGACCGTCGCGAGCGTCGGCGTCGCCGTGCTGCAGGGCCGCGGCATCCCGGTGCCGGTCCTCTTCCTCGCCACCGGCGCGCTCTGCCTCATCGCCGGCATCGTCATCTTCCGCTTCCTGCCGACAAGCCCGGTGCGCGACCTCCTGTCGATCGTCTTCCGCGCCTTCTACCGCCTCGAGGTGAAGGGCATCGAAAATTTCGCCAAGACCGCCGACCAGAACACGATCATCGCGCTTAACCACGTCAGCTTCCTCGACGCCGCGCTCGCCATGTCCATCCTCGACCGCGATCCGGTTTTCGCGATCGACCAGTGGATCGCGCGGCGCTGGTGGGTGCGCCCGTTCCTCCCCTTCGTCAGCTTCCTGCCGCTCGACTCGCGCCACCCGATGGCGACGCGCCGGATGATCGAGGCAGTGCGCGCCGGCAAGACGCTGGTCATCTTCCCGGAGGGCCGCCTCACCGCCACCGGCAGCCTGATGAAGGTCTACGACGGCGCCGGCCTGGTCGCCGAGAAATCCGGCGCCCTGATCGTGCCCGTCCGCATCGACGGTCTCGAGCAGACGCCGTTCACGCGCCTCGACGCCAGCCAGGTTAAGCGCCGCTGGTGGCCGAAGGTGAAGGTCACGGTGCTGGAGCCGGTGAGGCTCACCGTGTCGCCGCACTTCACCGGCAAGGCGCGCCGCGCCGCCGCCGGCGCCGCCCTCTACCAGATCATGTCCGATCTCGTTTTCCGTACCACCGCCACCGGCGTCACCGTGCCCGAGGCGCTGATTGCCACCGCCCGACGCCACGGCCCCGAGCACATCGTGCTCGAGGACCCGGTCTCCGGCACGCTCACCTACAAGAAGCTGCTGATCGCCATGTCGGTGCTCGGCCGCAAGCTGATGCCGCTCGCCCCGGTGGGCGGCGCCATCGGCGTCATGCTGCCCAACGCCAACGGCGCCGCCGTCGCGATCCTCGGCCTCATGTCGGCCGGCCGCGTCCCCGCGATGATCAACTTCACCGCCGGCGCTACCAACATCCTCGCCGCCTGCCGCGCCGCCGAGGTCAAGACGATCGTCACTTCGCGCGCCTTCATCGAGAAAGCGAATCTCAGCGCGCTCGTCGATGCGCTCTCCGCTTCGGTCAACGTCGTGCTGCTCGAGGAGGTCCGGAAGGACATCACGATCATCGACAAGCTGCGCGGCCTGCTGCGGCCGTTCCATCCCGTAGTAAAGCGCAAGCCCGACGATCCCGCGGCGATCCTTTTCACGTCGGGCTCCGAGGGCGCGCCAAAGGGCGTCGTCCTCTCCCACGCCAACATGCTCGCCAACACCGCCCAGGGCGCGGCGCGCATCGAGTTCGGCCGCACCGACAAATTCTTCAACGTCCTGCCGGTGTTCCATTCCTTCGGGCTGACCGTCGGCCTCATCCTGCCGCTGGTCTCGGGCGTGCGCACCTACCTCTACCCGTCGCCGCTGCACTATCGCATCGTGCCCGAATTGATCTACGCCTCGAACGCCACGGTCCTGCTCGGCACCGACACGTTCCTCGCCGGCTACGCCCGCACGGCCAACCCGTACGACTTCCGCTCGATCCGCCTGATCGTCGCCGGCGCCGAGCCGGTGAAGGCCGCGACCCGTCAGGTCTACATGGAGAAATTCGGCCTGCGCATCCTCGAAGGCTACGGCGTCACCGAGGCCGCGCCGGCGCTCTGCTTCAACACGCCGATGTTCAGCCGCGAGGGCACGGTCGGCCGCTTCCTGCCCGGCATCGAGGCCCGCCTCGATCCTGTCCCCGGCGTCGAAGGTGCCGGCCGCCTGGTGGTGCGCGGTCCCAACATCATGCTCGGCTATCTGCGCAGCGAGCGCCCCGGCACGCTCGAGCCGCCGCACGAGGGCTGGCACGACACCGGCGACATCGTCGCCGTCGACGAGGAAGGATTCGTCACCATCCGCGGCCGCGCCAAGCGTTTCGCCAAGGTCGGCGGCGAGATGATTTCGATGGCCGCTGTCGAGATGCTGGTGTCCGAGCTCTGGCCGGAGAACCAGTCCGCCGTCACCTCCGTGCCCGACCCCAAGCGCGGCGAGCGGCTGGTGCTCGTCACCGACAAGCCGGATGCCAGCCGCGCCGCGGTCGGCGCCTACGCCCGCCAGCGCGGCGCCTCGGAGCTGATGGTGCCGTCCGACGTCATCGTGGCCCGCGAGCTGCCGCTGCTCGGCACCGGCAAGGTCGATCACCCGGCCATCGCGCGCATGGTCGCGGCGATCCTGATGGGCACGGGCCAGGGCGCCGCGATGCAGGCCGGCTGA
- a CDS encoding response regulator, whose amino-acid sequence MTESQKLDLLLVEDTDSDAELLLRQLKQGGFDVEHHRVDSAEGVEAAIAAKPWDIVISDYNMPGFTGVDALKIVRAHDSETPFIFVSGTMGEDTAVAALRAGAQDYLIKGKTARLPSAIERELREARERRAMRIVENRLRQLSRAVEQSANFVLITDVDGQIEYVNPGFEKATGYTNAELEGRQPFFWKLAPALGEEVWATARSGLNWRGEFDNIRKDGTTLAVSVTVSPVTDEAGKISHIIAIEEDISRRREIEAQLRQAQKMEAVGNLTGGMAHDFNNLLAVVIGNLDLLVGRRKDDADVQDLAAEALEAAVHGADLTKRLLAFARRQPLQPEEVDLNDLIGNTTKLLRRLLGNNVEIALDLDPAPWPVVVDPSQLASSITNLATNARDAMPKGGRLTVATRNTVLDTDYVLAHPEVKVGEYTEISVTDTGSGMPPEVIARIFEPFFTTKEMGKGTGLGLSMVYGFMNQSGGHIGLDSIPGRGTTFRLFLPRAEAAMPLRAEADADPKDLRGNGQTVLVVEDVGLLRRVVVKQLTELGYRAIEAETIGAALAALERQPIDILFTDVVVGEGPTGFDLARVVANRWPMIRTVFTSGFPQAKLNAGSGPPPGARILNKPYRKDDLARAIAEA is encoded by the coding sequence ATGACAGAATCGCAAAAGCTCGACCTGCTGCTGGTCGAGGATACGGACAGCGATGCCGAGCTCCTGCTGCGCCAGTTGAAGCAGGGCGGGTTCGACGTCGAGCATCACCGTGTCGATAGCGCCGAGGGTGTCGAGGCGGCGATTGCGGCGAAGCCGTGGGACATCGTCATCTCGGACTACAACATGCCGGGTTTCACCGGCGTCGATGCGCTGAAGATCGTGCGCGCGCACGACAGCGAGACGCCATTCATCTTCGTCTCCGGCACGATGGGCGAGGACACGGCGGTCGCGGCGCTACGCGCCGGGGCGCAGGATTACCTGATCAAGGGAAAGACGGCGCGGCTGCCGTCGGCGATCGAACGCGAGCTTCGCGAGGCGCGCGAGCGCCGCGCCATGCGCATCGTCGAGAACCGGCTGCGGCAACTGTCGCGGGCGGTCGAGCAATCGGCGAATTTCGTGCTCATCACCGACGTCGATGGGCAGATCGAATACGTCAACCCGGGCTTCGAGAAGGCGACCGGGTATACCAACGCCGAGCTCGAGGGCCGCCAGCCGTTCTTCTGGAAACTGGCGCCGGCGCTTGGCGAGGAGGTGTGGGCGACGGCGCGCTCGGGCCTCAACTGGCGCGGCGAGTTCGACAACATCCGCAAGGACGGCACGACGCTGGCGGTCTCGGTGACGGTTTCGCCGGTCACCGACGAGGCCGGCAAGATCAGCCACATCATCGCCATCGAGGAAGACATAAGCCGCCGGCGCGAGATCGAGGCGCAGCTTCGTCAGGCGCAGAAGATGGAGGCCGTCGGCAATCTCACCGGCGGCATGGCGCACGACTTCAATAACCTGCTGGCGGTGGTTATCGGCAACCTCGACCTGCTGGTCGGGCGGCGCAAGGACGACGCCGACGTGCAGGATCTCGCCGCCGAGGCGCTGGAGGCGGCGGTGCACGGCGCCGACCTCACCAAGCGGCTGCTCGCCTTCGCCCGGCGCCAGCCGTTGCAGCCGGAGGAGGTCGACCTCAACGATCTGATCGGCAACACGACGAAGCTGCTGCGCCGGCTGCTGGGCAATAACGTCGAGATCGCGCTGGATCTCGACCCGGCGCCGTGGCCGGTGGTGGTCGATCCCTCGCAGCTTGCCTCGAGCATCACCAATCTCGCCACCAATGCGCGCGACGCGATGCCGAAGGGCGGCCGCCTGACGGTCGCGACCCGCAACACCGTGCTCGACACCGACTACGTGCTGGCGCATCCCGAAGTGAAGGTCGGCGAGTACACCGAGATCAGCGTCACCGACACCGGCTCGGGCATGCCGCCCGAGGTCATCGCCCGCATCTTCGAGCCGTTTTTCACGACCAAGGAAATGGGCAAGGGCACCGGCCTTGGCCTGTCGATGGTCTACGGTTTCATGAACCAGTCCGGCGGACACATCGGGCTCGACAGCATACCGGGCCGCGGCACGACGTTCCGCCTGTTCCTGCCGCGGGCGGAGGCGGCGATGCCGCTGCGGGCCGAGGCCGACGCCGACCCGAAGGATCTGCGCGGCAACGGGCAGACGGTGCTGGTGGTCGAGGACGTCGGGCTGCTGCGGCGGGTCGTGGTCAAGCAGCTCACCGAGCTCGGCTATCGCGCGATCGAGGCGGAGACCATCGGCGCGGCGCTCGCCGCGCTGGAGCGGCAGCCGATCGATATTCTGTTCACCGACGTGGTTGTCGGCGAGGGGCCGACCGGGTTCGACCTCGCCCGCGTCGTCGCCAACCGCTGGCCGATGATCCGCACCGTCTTCACGTCCGGCTTCCCGCAGGCGAAGCTGAACGCCGGCTCGGGCCCGCCGCCGGGCGCGCGCATCCTCAACAAGCCGTACCGCAAGGACGACCTCGCGCGGGCGATCGCGGAGGCCTGA
- a CDS encoding response regulator — protein MAERTILLVEDNADDEALTLRAFAKNKITNPVIVARDGVEALDYVHGTGAHAGRDVTERPAVVLLDLKLPKLDGIEVLKRIRADERTRLLPVVILTSSKEEQDIIDGYRFGCNSYVRKPVDFDQFLEAARQLGLYWLLLNEPP, from the coding sequence ATGGCCGAACGCACGATCCTGCTCGTGGAAGACAACGCCGACGACGAGGCGCTGACGCTGCGCGCCTTCGCCAAAAACAAGATCACCAACCCGGTGATCGTGGCACGCGACGGCGTCGAGGCGCTGGATTACGTGCACGGCACCGGCGCGCACGCCGGGCGCGACGTTACCGAACGTCCGGCGGTCGTGCTGCTCGACCTGAAGCTGCCCAAGCTCGACGGCATCGAGGTGCTGAAGCGCATCCGCGCCGACGAGCGCACGCGCCTGCTGCCGGTCGTGATCCTGACCTCGTCGAAGGAGGAGCAGGACATCATCGACGGCTACCGCTTCGGCTGCAATTCATACGTCCGCAAGCCGGTGGATTTCGACCAGTTCCTCGAAGCGGCGCGCCAGCTCGGCCTCTACTGGCTGCTTCTCAACGAACCGCCGTAG
- a CDS encoding response regulator, giving the protein MIDNTILIVDDSLTVRMDLSDAFTAAGFKTLPCASLAEAREALGQSAVALAVLDVLLPDGDGVDFLAELRADPATASIPVLMLSTEAEVKDRVRGLKTGADEYVGKPYDDKYVVAKARELLRAKVASTGDRQTVLVVDDSITYRETLRDALEADGYFVLTAGSGEEGLAMLTSRRPDAIVVDGVLPEMDGATLIRRVRLDAALRGLPCLLLTASQERGVELRALEAGADAFVQKDEDVSVVLAKLKAAMRGAASMPRPIEELATLLGPHKILAVDDSATYLNELAEALRGEGYDVVPARSGEEALELLAVQSVGCILLDLIMPGLGGTETCRRIKSAPIVRDIPLIMLTAMEDRQAMLDGFSAGADDYISKSSEFDVLKARVRVQIRRKQFEDENRRIREELLTKELEAADARAARELAETRAELVGELERKNKELEAFSYSVSHDLRTPLRAIDGFSQALLEDYPDKLDATGQNYLKRIRSGAQRMGELIDDMLQLSQVSRAEIHAQPLDLSALAREIAAGLSAGGRKVEVRIEEGLVAKADRQLMKIVMENLLGNAWKFTGKADNPAVEIGATDAPEGTAFYIRDNGAGFDMALADKMFQPFRRLHSEAEFPGTGVGLATIHRVIDRHGGRIWAEGKVGAGATFYFTLAA; this is encoded by the coding sequence ATGATCGACAACACGATCCTCATCGTCGACGACAGCCTCACGGTGCGCATGGACCTGTCCGACGCGTTCACCGCGGCCGGCTTCAAGACGCTGCCGTGCGCGTCGCTCGCCGAAGCGCGCGAGGCGCTCGGGCAGAGCGCGGTGGCGCTGGCGGTGCTCGACGTGCTGCTGCCCGATGGCGACGGCGTCGATTTCCTCGCCGAGCTGCGCGCCGATCCGGCGACCGCGTCGATCCCGGTGCTGATGCTTTCGACCGAGGCCGAGGTCAAGGATCGCGTGCGCGGCCTCAAGACCGGCGCCGACGAATATGTCGGCAAGCCGTACGACGACAAATACGTGGTCGCCAAGGCGCGCGAGCTGCTGCGGGCGAAGGTCGCCTCGACCGGCGACCGGCAGACGGTGCTGGTGGTCGACGACAGCATCACCTACCGCGAGACGCTGCGCGATGCGCTGGAAGCCGACGGCTACTTCGTGCTGACGGCGGGCAGTGGCGAGGAGGGGCTGGCGATGCTTACCTCGCGCCGGCCCGATGCGATCGTGGTCGATGGTGTGCTGCCGGAGATGGACGGCGCGACGCTCATCCGCCGGGTGCGGCTCGATGCGGCGCTCCGCGGCCTTCCGTGCCTGCTGCTCACCGCCTCGCAGGAGCGCGGCGTCGAGCTACGCGCGCTCGAAGCCGGCGCCGACGCCTTCGTGCAGAAGGACGAGGATGTTTCGGTCGTGCTCGCCAAGCTCAAGGCGGCGATGCGCGGCGCCGCCAGCATGCCGAGGCCGATCGAGGAACTCGCGACCCTGCTCGGGCCGCACAAGATTCTGGCGGTCGATGACAGCGCGACGTACCTCAACGAGCTGGCCGAGGCGCTGCGCGGCGAGGGCTACGACGTGGTGCCGGCGCGGTCGGGCGAAGAGGCGCTGGAGCTTCTGGCGGTGCAGTCGGTCGGCTGCATCTTGCTCGATTTAATCATGCCGGGGCTTGGCGGCACGGAAACATGCCGGCGGATCAAGAGCGCGCCGATCGTGCGCGACATTCCGCTGATCATGCTGACCGCGATGGAAGATCGCCAGGCGATGCTCGACGGATTCAGCGCGGGCGCCGACGATTACATTTCGAAGTCGAGCGAATTCGACGTGCTCAAGGCACGCGTGCGCGTGCAGATCAGGCGCAAGCAGTTCGAGGACGAGAACCGCCGCATCCGCGAGGAGCTGCTGACCAAGGAACTGGAAGCCGCGGATGCGCGCGCCGCCCGCGAGTTGGCCGAGACGCGGGCCGAGCTGGTGGGCGAACTGGAACGCAAGAACAAGGAGCTCGAGGCGTTCTCTTATTCCGTCTCGCACGATCTTCGGACGCCGCTCCGCGCTATCGACGGATTCAGCCAGGCGCTGCTGGAGGACTATCCCGATAAGCTCGACGCGACGGGCCAGAATTATCTCAAGCGCATCCGCAGCGGTGCGCAGCGCATGGGCGAACTGATCGACGACATGCTGCAGCTTTCGCAGGTGAGCCGGGCCGAGATCCATGCCCAACCGCTCGACCTGTCGGCGTTGGCGCGCGAGATCGCGGCGGGCTTGAGCGCCGGCGGGCGCAAGGTTGAGGTGCGCATCGAAGAAGGGCTGGTAGCCAAGGCCGACCGGCAGCTCATGAAGATCGTGATGGAGAATCTTCTCGGCAACGCCTGGAAATTCACCGGCAAGGCGGACAATCCGGCGGTCGAGATCGGCGCGACGGACGCGCCGGAGGGCACCGCGTTCTACATCCGCGACAACGGCGCCGGCTTCGACATGGCGCTTGCGGACAAGATGTTCCAACCCTTCCGCCGCCTGCATTCCGAGGCCGAATTTCCCGGCACCGGAGTCGGGCTTGCCACCATTCACCGCGTGATCGACCGCCACGGCGGGCGCATCTGGGCGGAAGGCAAGGTCGGGGCGGGCGCAACGTTCTACTTCACACTGGCGGCATAG
- the cheB gene encoding chemotaxis-specific protein-glutamate methyltransferase CheB produces the protein MTARTRVLVVEDSTTVRARLLEVLASDPAIEVIGEAADGKQAIELCKLLRPDVVTMDMMLPEMSGLSATEYIMAYCPTPILIVSSSVNRGELFKTYEALSAGALDVLEKPSGEEPPGVWERTFLSTVKLIARIRVITHPRGRLAPGRPMPMRVAPPPATDVMAGCRAIAIGASTGGPGAIVDILRSLPSEFDLPILFVLHINVMFGAAFAEWLDGQSTHRVAYAKDGESFASTIGRVVMAPPDSHLVVRDGRLRITHDPERHSCRPSVDVLFESVAAEFGPSAAGILLTGMGRDGASGLLEMRRAGAFTVAQDQATSVVYGMPQQAALLNAAVRIVPLPEVGPLMTSLWRRQVAA, from the coding sequence ATCGAGGTCATCGGCGAGGCGGCGGACGGCAAGCAGGCGATCGAGCTGTGCAAGCTGCTGCGGCCCGACGTCGTGACCATGGACATGATGCTGCCGGAGATGAGCGGACTGTCGGCGACCGAATACATCATGGCCTATTGCCCGACGCCGATCCTGATCGTGTCGTCGTCGGTCAATCGCGGCGAACTGTTCAAGACGTACGAGGCGCTGAGCGCGGGGGCGCTCGACGTGCTCGAGAAGCCGAGCGGCGAGGAGCCGCCGGGCGTCTGGGAGCGCACGTTCCTCTCGACGGTGAAGCTGATCGCGCGCATCCGCGTCATCACCCATCCGCGCGGACGGCTGGCGCCCGGGCGGCCGATGCCGATGCGCGTCGCGCCGCCGCCGGCGACCGACGTCATGGCCGGCTGCCGCGCCATCGCGATTGGCGCTTCGACCGGCGGGCCGGGTGCGATCGTCGATATCCTGCGCAGCTTGCCGTCGGAGTTCGACCTGCCGATCCTGTTCGTGCTGCATATCAACGTGATGTTCGGCGCGGCATTCGCGGAGTGGCTCGACGGGCAGTCGACGCATCGCGTCGCCTACGCCAAGGACGGCGAATCGTTCGCCTCCACCATCGGGCGTGTCGTGATGGCGCCGCCGGATTCGCATCTGGTCGTGCGCGACGGGCGGCTGCGCATCACGCACGATCCGGAGCGGCATTCGTGCCGTCCGTCGGTCGACGTGCTGTTCGAGTCGGTGGCGGCGGAGTTCGGTCCTTCGGCGGCGGGCATCCTGCTCACCGGCATGGGCCGCGACGGCGCGTCCGGGCTGCTCGAGATGCGGCGGGCGGGAGCGTTCACCGTGGCGCAGGACCAGGCGACGTCGGTGGTCTACGGGATGCCGCAGCAGGCGGCGCTGCTCAACGCCGCGGTGCGCATCGTGCCGTTGCCCGAGGTCGGGCCGCTGATGACGTCGCTGTGGCGGCGGCAGGTCGCGGCATGA